A portion of the Laspinema palackyanum D2c genome contains these proteins:
- a CDS encoding ATP-binding protein produces the protein MVIPVEPTPLSSSRTRQLTPIKSVKSSQPRQETRNPGIVLELLDLAWNHDDESIPGTGEGKNPVTSVQNQESHPQRQSKPVRVEMSFRLDSDHWKDLMQSMAIAIEEQQSWQWEGHLITANPQKNQQQSVENPAQPDPPLTGEVPRVKGYSNRSCGTSTRDFSGECNRDPDPQLDHPSSGSSYLKAVVEIQEQLLRAVTPDFERETQLYQEILQRLAQVSGATGAYFWETLEAGDGEGTGLRSQWYGDNLPRKGTVPSLPDLEPITTSEGQAISLAVAELPESDRSFFADRPIASILLIPAIVDDCCLGWMGFEYPHGKSVSPEEIPVLQTAGRAIAAYRRQSKGDIQGSGLSSVPEPWEAIALLEPEGTLLEIDTRGDRGDGDSGMVEEVGLLFWNSRGWVPPECQETFPQNNAVQEQLKQAIATAAEGEFVRGCLEIDLSNGRGEGVKFSIKPVFDRYHKVALLIWKGQRAIVPDWVQTSEESSAEPESLTSNPNPGDCPGVQPIQLQSSMLLTVKLRQSRSCIRQPHPTSGDRDASTGLFLNPTKKHPKRFRVRIPTRTPVNPVRQMSPSGSWLEWGVNQASDAIAITDLNGILTYQNRAWKEQFGYSRDEINAAGGICQLYGTPELDREICQSVRRGYSWCAEVLLQKKDRTGKTALLRAHAIPDDTGAVVGIFSIYTNIVEVTIADCEGQPLSQCDRENQKCLDRLQESNRRLQLALEGSNLELWDWNLETGDLFIGKKWRAIADWMPDETDNPIQSWRRLIHPDDLPRAIAAWNQHLNGGAPVCESEYRIRTRTGEWRWILDRGKVVERDPQGKILRILGTHKDITHRKQYEEALEKERLQLREIINRAPVAMAMLDHDLRYIAHSQKWLSDYGGTLSGHNPSWIGCHFFEVMPDLFEQWGPLLERVLAGEAISSSEDCWERADGSKLYQRWAIQPWYSPTGAVGGIAIVTDNINELVEARETALEAARIKSQFLANMSHEIRTPMNGVLGMTGLLLQTPLSHQQRDCAETIRISGEHLLRVINDILDFSKLEAGEMNLESLDFQLSTCIEAVVDLLAAPAHQKGLELAVWIDPKVPQHLIGDAARLRQILLNLINNGIKFTPRGEVVVRVNQSIKPESLDARGQEVWLRFTVQDTGIGIPSDRQDSLFQSFSQVDTSTTRRYGGTGLGLAICKQLVELMGGEIGVESYPDRGSNFWFELKFRKQGTRVSGSIPRCALPIALTEVKVLIAQGNAATRQSLRYLAADWGISIDEVADYSRLCQTLQEAATTGRPYKVAIVDLHLLLGIESDRHEDADSQDDCKDCTDCILTDESNPALVEEFIQKFSPFPPQTSLFLMTTLPYRDRALGLVQSLQQRGLSFVEGHLVKPVRSSELFNSLMTVVLRPPTLPSQSRGGSPLVSQPPITPVQPRIRSTVNILVAEDHPINQQVILHQLEALGYQGECVSNGVEAIARLGQKRYDIVLMDCQMPGLDGYQTTQEIRKREATGSLCQSGDGESPHPSQPHKTVIIALTAHAMSAERDKCLAAGMDDYISKPVHLDHLSALLERWIVRADQLINPLIQPPKPDSSTRHLPPERISAIASDSAPPINLDRLEEVSRGKRALQRRLLEAFATTATADTQAIASAIQANDCVKVDRVSHRLKGSSANVGAQGMSVLAEQIGTLARENRLSEANSPLSRLQAQLQSVREFIDTHLTELP, from the coding sequence ATGGTCATTCCCGTAGAACCCACCCCTCTCTCCTCCTCAAGAACTCGCCAATTGACTCCGATTAAATCCGTAAAGTCTAGTCAACCGAGGCAAGAGACTCGCAATCCAGGGATTGTGTTGGAACTGCTCGATCTAGCCTGGAATCACGACGATGAGAGCATTCCTGGAACCGGGGAGGGAAAAAACCCTGTTACATCTGTGCAAAATCAGGAAAGCCATCCGCAAAGACAGTCTAAACCTGTTCGGGTTGAGATGAGTTTTCGCCTGGATTCAGACCACTGGAAAGACTTGATGCAATCCATGGCGATCGCCATTGAGGAACAACAATCCTGGCAATGGGAAGGTCACCTGATCACTGCGAATCCCCAAAAGAATCAGCAACAGTCAGTCGAAAATCCGGCGCAACCAGACCCTCCGTTGACCGGGGAAGTGCCCCGGGTCAAGGGTTACTCTAACCGGAGTTGCGGGACATCAACCCGGGATTTCTCTGGGGAATGCAACCGGGACCCTGACCCTCAACTGGATCATCCCAGTTCGGGTTCATCCTACCTCAAGGCGGTGGTGGAGATTCAGGAACAGTTACTCAGGGCTGTAACGCCAGATTTCGAGAGGGAAACTCAGCTCTATCAAGAAATTCTACAACGACTGGCCCAGGTGTCTGGTGCAACGGGTGCCTACTTCTGGGAAACCCTGGAGGCAGGAGATGGGGAGGGAACGGGTTTACGATCGCAGTGGTATGGGGACAACTTACCCAGGAAGGGGACGGTCCCGAGTTTACCGGATTTAGAGCCGATCACTACCTCTGAGGGACAGGCGATTTCTCTGGCAGTGGCGGAATTGCCGGAATCCGATCGATCTTTTTTTGCCGATCGCCCGATCGCCTCGATTCTGCTAATTCCCGCAATTGTCGATGATTGTTGTCTGGGATGGATGGGGTTTGAGTATCCTCACGGGAAGTCGGTTAGTCCCGAGGAAATCCCTGTATTGCAAACCGCAGGACGGGCGATCGCTGCTTATCGAAGACAGTCTAAGGGAGATATTCAGGGGAGTGGTTTATCCTCGGTCCCGGAACCTTGGGAGGCGATCGCCTTGTTAGAACCCGAGGGAACCCTTCTGGAGATTGACACCCGGGGAGACAGAGGCGATGGGGATTCAGGGATGGTAGAGGAAGTGGGTCTGCTCTTTTGGAACAGTCGGGGGTGGGTCCCTCCGGAATGCCAGGAAACTTTCCCTCAGAATAACGCAGTACAAGAACAATTAAAGCAGGCGATCGCCACAGCGGCGGAGGGGGAATTCGTTCGCGGTTGTCTTGAGATCGACTTAAGCAACGGCAGGGGGGAGGGGGTTAAGTTTTCTATTAAACCTGTTTTTGATCGCTATCATAAAGTAGCGCTATTGATTTGGAAAGGACAAAGGGCGATCGTACCGGATTGGGTTCAAACATCGGAAGAATCATCGGCAGAACCGGAGAGTCTGACATCGAATCCGAATCCTGGGGATTGCCCTGGAGTGCAACCGATTCAATTACAATCTTCGATGTTATTAACCGTCAAACTCAGACAATCGCGGTCCTGCATCCGCCAACCTCATCCGACATCCGGCGATCGGGACGCCTCAACGGGGTTGTTCCTCAACCCGACCAAAAAACACCCGAAGCGCTTTCGGGTGAGGATTCCGACTCGAACTCCCGTGAATCCTGTTCGGCAGATGAGCCCCTCTGGATCGTGGCTGGAGTGGGGTGTAAATCAAGCATCCGATGCCATTGCCATCACCGACCTCAACGGGATTCTCACCTATCAAAATAGAGCATGGAAGGAACAATTTGGATATAGTCGGGATGAAATCAATGCCGCAGGAGGGATTTGCCAACTGTACGGCACTCCAGAACTCGATCGCGAAATTTGCCAAAGCGTCCGCAGAGGGTATAGTTGGTGTGCAGAAGTCTTGTTACAAAAAAAAGACCGAACGGGCAAGACGGCGTTGTTGCGCGCTCATGCCATTCCCGATGACACCGGCGCAGTGGTGGGGATTTTTAGTATTTATACCAATATTGTAGAGGTGACGATCGCCGATTGCGAGGGACAACCCTTGTCGCAATGCGATCGGGAAAATCAGAAGTGTCTCGATCGCCTTCAGGAAAGTAACCGACGCTTGCAATTAGCCCTGGAAGGCAGCAATTTGGAATTATGGGATTGGAATCTGGAGACGGGAGATTTGTTTATCGGGAAAAAATGGCGGGCGATCGCCGACTGGATGCCCGATGAAACTGACAATCCGATCCAATCCTGGCGCAGACTGATTCATCCGGATGATTTGCCTCGGGCGATCGCCGCCTGGAACCAGCATCTCAACGGCGGTGCGCCGGTTTGTGAAAGTGAATACCGGATTCGCACCAGAACCGGCGAATGGCGGTGGATTCTGGACCGGGGAAAGGTGGTAGAACGGGATCCCCAAGGCAAAATCCTCCGGATATTAGGGACTCACAAAGATATCACTCACCGCAAACAGTACGAAGAAGCCCTGGAAAAGGAACGCCTGCAACTGCGAGAAATCATTAATCGAGCACCCGTGGCGATGGCAATGCTTGATCACGATTTGCGCTATATTGCCCATTCTCAAAAGTGGTTGAGTGATTACGGGGGCACCCTTTCGGGTCATAATCCTTCCTGGATCGGATGTCACTTTTTTGAAGTGATGCCGGATCTATTTGAACAGTGGGGTCCTCTGCTGGAACGGGTTCTAGCTGGAGAAGCCATCTCTTCCAGCGAAGATTGCTGGGAACGGGCTGACGGGTCTAAACTCTATCAGCGTTGGGCGATTCAGCCTTGGTACAGTCCCACCGGGGCAGTTGGAGGAATTGCCATTGTCACCGATAATATTAATGAACTGGTGGAAGCTCGGGAAACTGCCCTAGAAGCAGCCCGAATCAAATCCCAATTTCTCGCCAACATGAGCCATGAAATTAGGACCCCAATGAATGGGGTGTTAGGAATGACGGGTTTATTATTACAAACCCCACTTTCTCATCAGCAACGGGATTGTGCTGAAACCATCCGCATCAGTGGGGAACATTTGTTGCGGGTTATCAATGATATTTTGGACTTTTCTAAGCTGGAAGCCGGAGAAATGAATCTCGAATCGTTAGATTTTCAACTGTCAACTTGTATTGAAGCAGTCGTCGATTTATTAGCGGCTCCAGCTCATCAGAAGGGTTTAGAATTGGCCGTCTGGATTGATCCGAAGGTACCGCAACACTTAATCGGAGATGCAGCCCGCCTCCGTCAGATTCTGTTAAATTTGATTAACAATGGGATTAAATTTACGCCTCGGGGGGAGGTGGTTGTTCGGGTCAATCAGTCGATTAAGCCGGAGTCTTTGGATGCCAGAGGGCAAGAAGTCTGGCTGCGGTTTACGGTGCAAGATACGGGGATTGGGATCCCGAGCGATCGCCAAGACTCACTGTTTCAATCCTTTTCTCAAGTGGATACTTCCACCACCCGACGCTATGGGGGGACGGGTTTGGGATTGGCGATTTGTAAACAATTGGTAGAACTGATGGGGGGCGAAATTGGGGTGGAAAGTTACCCCGATCGCGGCTCGAATTTTTGGTTTGAACTGAAGTTTCGCAAACAGGGGACTCGGGTATCCGGTTCGATTCCCCGTTGTGCGCTGCCCATTGCCTTAACGGAAGTTAAGGTATTAATCGCCCAGGGAAATGCCGCGACTCGTCAATCGTTAAGATATTTAGCAGCGGATTGGGGGATTAGTATTGATGAAGTGGCAGATTATAGCAGATTATGCCAGACTTTGCAAGAGGCAGCTACCACAGGACGACCCTATAAAGTGGCGATCGTTGACCTTCATTTGCTCTTAGGAATTGAGAGCGATCGCCACGAGGACGCAGACTCTCAAGACGATTGTAAAGACTGTACAGATTGTATCCTCACTGACGAGTCTAATCCCGCCCTCGTCGAGGAATTTATTCAAAAATTCTCCCCATTTCCCCCACAAACGTCCCTCTTTTTGATGACAACTCTCCCCTATCGCGATCGCGCCCTGGGACTGGTCCAATCCTTGCAACAGCGCGGGTTGAGTTTTGTAGAAGGACATCTGGTCAAACCCGTGCGATCGTCGGAACTCTTTAATAGTCTCATGACTGTGGTCCTGCGCCCGCCAACCTTGCCCTCTCAATCCCGGGGAGGCAGTCCCCTCGTTTCTCAACCCCCCATCACCCCAGTGCAACCCCGGATTCGTTCCACTGTGAATATTTTAGTGGCAGAAGACCACCCAATTAATCAACAGGTGATTCTCCATCAATTAGAAGCATTAGGCTATCAAGGAGAATGTGTCAGCAATGGAGTCGAGGCGATCGCCCGCCTCGGCCAAAAGCGCTATGATATTGTCTTGATGGACTGTCAGATGCCCGGATTAGATGGCTATCAAACCACCCAAGAAATCCGCAAACGGGAAGCAACCGGGTCCCTGTGCCAGTCTGGCGATGGCGAGTCCCCGCACCCGTCTCAACCTCACAAAACCGTGATCATTGCTCTGACGGCTCATGCCATGTCTGCGGAACGGGATAAGTGTCTCGCGGCTGGGATGGATGACTATATCAGCAAACCCGTCCATCTGGATCACTTGAGTGCGCTGCTAGAACGGTGGATTGTTCGAGCCGATCAGCTCATCAACCCCTTGATCCAACCCCCAAAACCGGATTCCTCGACTCGGCATCTGCCTCCCGAACGGATTTCGGCGATCGCCTCAGACTCCGCACCCCCCATCAACCTAGACCGTCTCGAAGAAGTCTCGCGCGGCAAAAGAGCACTCCAGCGCCGCCTATTAGAGGCATTTGCCACCACTGCCACGGCGGATACCCAGGCGATCGCCTCCGCCATTCAAGCCAATGATTGTGTTAAGGTTGACCGGGTATCCCATCGGCTCAAAGGATCCAGTGCCAATGTCGGCGCGCAAGGGATGTCGGTCCTAGCGGAACAGATAGGCACTCTCGCTCGGGAAAATCGCTTATCTGAAGCCAACTCACCTTTATCTCGCTTGCAAGCTCAATTACAGAGCGTTCGCGAGTTTATTGACACTCATCTAACCGAGTTACCTTAA
- a CDS encoding IscS subfamily cysteine desulfurase, which translates to MSDRPIYLDCHATTPVDQRVMEAMLPYFTDYFGNPASINHQYGWEAEAAIQQARETLADAIHATPEEIIFTSGATEANNLAIKGVAESYFQKGRHIITVQTEHNAVLDPCAYLETLGFEITYLPVQSDGLLDLSELETALRPDTVLVSVMAANNEIGVLQPLKEIGLLCKERGIIFHSDAAQAIGKIPLDVQEIQVDLMSLTAHKIYGPKGVGGLYVRRRNPRVKIAPQIHGGGHERGLRSGTLYVPQIVGFAKAVALGLAEMESECDRLTTLRQRLWEQLQSLESVFLNGHPTQRLAGNLNISVAGVDGQALLLGLQSVMAVSSGSACTAAKIAPSHVLEAVGRSPELAFASVRFGIGRFNTVEEIDRVAQQAIVTIESLRKVRGGLLR; encoded by the coding sequence ATGTCCGATCGCCCCATTTATCTCGACTGTCATGCCACCACCCCGGTAGATCAACGGGTGATGGAGGCAATGCTGCCTTATTTTACCGACTATTTCGGGAATCCTGCCAGCATCAATCATCAATATGGATGGGAAGCAGAAGCGGCAATCCAACAAGCTAGAGAGACCCTAGCTGATGCCATTCATGCCACCCCAGAAGAAATTATTTTTACCAGTGGTGCAACGGAAGCCAACAATTTAGCCATTAAAGGCGTGGCAGAAAGTTATTTTCAAAAAGGACGGCATATCATTACGGTTCAAACGGAACATAATGCCGTTCTTGACCCCTGTGCCTACTTAGAAACCTTGGGTTTTGAAATTACCTATTTGCCGGTTCAATCCGATGGATTGCTGGATTTATCCGAGTTAGAAACAGCCTTGCGTCCGGATACCGTGTTGGTGTCTGTGATGGCGGCCAACAATGAAATTGGCGTCTTACAACCGTTAAAAGAAATTGGGTTATTGTGTAAAGAAAGAGGGATTATTTTTCATAGTGATGCAGCACAGGCAATTGGCAAAATTCCTCTGGATGTGCAGGAGATCCAGGTGGATTTAATGTCATTAACGGCCCATAAAATATATGGACCAAAAGGGGTAGGTGGACTCTATGTTCGTCGGCGTAATCCTCGGGTGAAAATTGCCCCCCAGATTCATGGGGGAGGACATGAGAGAGGATTGCGATCGGGGACACTTTATGTGCCTCAGATTGTCGGATTTGCCAAAGCGGTGGCCTTAGGATTGGCCGAAATGGAGTCAGAATGCGATCGCCTGACGACATTGCGACAGCGGTTATGGGAGCAATTGCAATCTTTGGAGTCGGTGTTTTTGAATGGTCATCCCACCCAACGATTGGCCGGTAACTTAAATATAAGTGTGGCAGGAGTGGATGGTCAAGCGTTATTGTTGGGACTGCAATCGGTGATGGCAGTGTCATCGGGTTCCGCTTGTACTGCGGCTAAAATTGCGCCGTCTCATGTGTTGGAAGCAGTCGGGCGATCGCCGGAGTTGGCATTTGCTTCAGTGCGATTTGGCATCGGGCGATTTAATACCGTTGAGGAGATTGATAGAGTGGCACAACAGGCGATCGTCACGATTGAATCGTTACGGAAAGTTCGGGGAGGATTGTTGAGGTAA
- a CDS encoding sensor histidine kinase, whose amino-acid sequence MGKILAIDDDITVQIVLQDLLESEGHEVAIASDGKEGIHQAEQLRPDLIICDWMMPQLDGLAVCKHVKANPALSSTFFILLTARELVTDRVIGLDSGADDFLSKPIDTEELMARVRAGLRLSKTLNDLQRAQSQLIQSEKMSSIGQLVAGVAHEINNPVTFIYSNLSHLQEYTQDLIDLVQLYQQEVNQPSEGIQTKLDSIDLNFMLQDLPKVIGSMQHGSDRIRKIVLSLQEFTHFERSGLQCIQINEALENTLLILGHRLQSNATHQQIQVIKNYGKLPAIESYAAQINQSFLQILNNAIDAIETSRLYSTSNPGCLTIQTENLSENRVLIRIADNGPGIPESVKSQIFDPFFSTKPVGSGTGLGLSMVYQIVVQQHQGSIECISNPEKGTEFKIELPTRIQSGKSSDRPSIKTENFALQQPE is encoded by the coding sequence ATGGGTAAAATTTTAGCGATTGATGATGATATTACGGTGCAGATTGTTTTGCAAGACTTGCTCGAAAGTGAAGGTCATGAGGTGGCGATCGCCTCCGATGGAAAGGAGGGTATTCATCAGGCAGAACAACTCCGTCCCGATTTAATTATTTGCGATTGGATGATGCCCCAATTGGATGGATTAGCCGTCTGTAAACACGTCAAAGCCAACCCTGCTTTATCCAGTACCTTTTTTATTCTCTTAACTGCCCGGGAACTGGTGACCGATCGCGTGATTGGTTTGGACTCCGGGGCCGATGATTTTCTCTCTAAACCCATCGACACCGAGGAACTCATGGCCCGGGTTCGCGCCGGTTTACGCCTGAGTAAAACCCTCAATGATTTACAACGCGCCCAGTCTCAATTAATCCAAAGTGAAAAAATGTCCAGCATTGGTCAACTCGTCGCTGGAGTCGCTCATGAAATCAACAATCCCGTTACCTTTATTTACAGCAATCTCAGTCATCTCCAAGAATATACTCAAGACTTAATTGACCTGGTGCAGTTATATCAACAAGAAGTCAATCAACCCAGTGAGGGGATTCAAACTAAACTCGACTCCATCGATTTGAATTTCATGCTGCAAGATTTACCGAAAGTTATTGGTTCGATGCAACATGGGAGCGATCGCATTCGCAAAATTGTCTTATCTCTTCAAGAATTTACCCATTTTGAACGCTCGGGACTCCAGTGCATTCAAATCAATGAAGCCCTGGAAAATACCTTGTTAATTTTAGGTCATCGCTTACAATCTAACGCCACTCATCAACAAATTCAGGTGATTAAAAATTACGGAAAATTACCGGCAATTGAATCCTATGCCGCCCAAATTAATCAATCTTTTTTGCAAATCCTCAATAATGCCATTGATGCCATAGAAACTTCCCGTTTATATTCCACTTCTAATCCCGGTTGTTTGACCATTCAGACTGAAAATTTAAGTGAAAATAGAGTTTTGATTCGGATTGCCGATAATGGTCCGGGAATTCCCGAATCCGTTAAATCACAAATTTTTGACCCTTTTTTTAGTACAAAACCCGTTGGGTCAGGAACCGGCCTGGGATTATCAATGGTTTATCAAATTGTGGTACAGCAACATCAAGGGAGCATTGAATGTATTTCCAATCCGGAAAAAGGAACCGAATTTAAAATTGAATTACCCACCCGCATCCAGTCAGGTAAATCGAGCGATCGGCCGAGTATCAAGACAGAAAATTTTGCCTTACAGCAACCAGAATGA